A region of Veillonellaceae bacterium DNA encodes the following proteins:
- a CDS encoding MFS transporter, whose protein sequence is MPSLFFVVFAIVIVVTRPFVGYLFDYHGPDYTVYPGFGLFALGFILFSQAHSPFTLLFSGAILGVGFGALAPAFQTLAVQSAPAARAGVATSTYFWSLDISVGLAAAILGAVAGSEGYPFMYGVVCLASALAGLAYYFFWRKTSGKRVMKRAAAEA, encoded by the coding sequence ATACCAAGCCTTTTCTTCGTCGTCTTTGCGATCGTCATCGTCGTGACAAGACCTTTTGTCGGCTACCTCTTCGATTACCACGGACCGGACTATACCGTGTATCCGGGCTTTGGCCTCTTCGCTTTGGGATTCATCCTCTTCAGCCAGGCACACAGCCCCTTCACCCTCCTTTTCTCCGGCGCTATTTTGGGAGTAGGCTTCGGCGCACTCGCCCCTGCCTTCCAGACACTGGCCGTGCAGAGCGCCCCGGCCGCCCGCGCAGGCGTTGCCACATCCACCTACTTCTGGTCCCTTGATATCAGCGTAGGACTTGCCGCAGCCATCCTAGGCGCCGTCGCAGGTTCCGAAGGTTATCCCTTCATGTATGGCGTCGTCTGCTTAGCCTCTGCTCTGGCAGGCCTTGCCTATTACTTCTTCTGGAGAAAGACCTCCGGAAAAAGAGTCATGAAACGCGCAGCCGCAGAAGCTTGA
- a CDS encoding LysR family transcriptional regulator translates to MDLSQLEYFRALAHIRHFTKAAASISISQSALSRSITKLENELGHPLFDRTGHEISLTPDGQRFLIHVERALSEIEEGRRELLDHENDPQGGIINLSFIHSLGTYMLPVLLSEFKVQNPSTRFNLQQNDSTLLAQGLIDGTSDLCLGSTMITMKHIAWSYLYSEEIYITVPLHHRLADWEQTALKDIENEPFVTMKPSYSLRILTNRVCALANVHPKVIFEGDDTNTIASLVASNLGVSLLPKIPGSNAIGIRQIHVSFPSCKREIGIAWNMTRPLSPAALRFHQFIVKRFADKRSSTVR, encoded by the coding sequence ATGGATCTCAGCCAACTGGAATATTTCCGCGCGCTTGCGCATATCCGCCACTTCACGAAAGCGGCGGCTTCCATTTCCATCTCGCAGTCTGCCCTGTCGCGCTCCATCACGAAACTGGAAAACGAGCTCGGCCATCCCCTCTTCGACCGCACGGGCCATGAAATCTCCCTCACTCCGGATGGGCAGCGTTTCCTCATCCACGTAGAGCGCGCTCTTTCTGAAATCGAGGAAGGCAGGCGGGAGCTACTCGATCATGAAAACGATCCGCAGGGCGGCATCATCAATCTTTCCTTCATCCATTCCCTTGGCACCTACATGCTTCCTGTCCTTCTTTCCGAATTCAAGGTGCAGAATCCTTCGACCAGGTTCAACCTGCAGCAGAACGATTCCACGCTGCTCGCGCAGGGACTCATCGACGGGACGAGCGACCTGTGCCTGGGATCCACGATGATCACGATGAAGCATATCGCCTGGTCCTACCTCTATTCCGAGGAAATTTACATTACTGTCCCTCTCCATCACCGCCTGGCCGACTGGGAGCAGACTGCGCTGAAGGATATTGAAAACGAGCCCTTCGTTACAATGAAGCCGAGCTATAGCCTCAGAATCCTCACCAATCGCGTCTGCGCGCTCGCCAATGTCCATCCGAAGGTCATTTTCGAAGGCGACGACACGAACACAATTGCAAGCCTTGTCGCTTCCAATCTGGGCGTTTCCCTCCTCCCGAAGATTCCAGGAAGCAATGCGATCGGCATCCGCCAGATCCACGTCTCCTTCCCCTCCTGCAAGAGAGAAATCGGCATCGCATGGAACATGACGCGACCCCTGTCTCCAGCAGCGCTCCGCTTCCATCAGTTCATCGTGAAGAGATTTGCGGACAAAAGGTCCTCCACCGTCCGCTGA
- a CDS encoding IS3 family transposase: MESLCRLSKVSRAAYYGWLNHIKSGRELLREKVAQEVMKTHQEYPDMGYRRINDWIKKDDNININVSDSLVLRIMRILNIKSVIKYKTDGCTRNAKDPKYIFENLLNRDFDAGVSNARWMTDVTEFKYTTADGVLHKLYLSAIIDGHDRRIVSYVIGDRNNTALAFETMEKALKENPGEHPMIHTDRGFQYTSNGFHKIVEKAGLVHSMSRVGCCADNGLMEGFWGMLKRERYYTRKFTSRKAVVSMINGYIYFYNNKRIQRKLHLLAPMEVFNAAPMAA; this comes from the coding sequence ATAGAAAGTCTCTGCCGACTCTCAAAGGTCTCCCGGGCAGCTTATTACGGATGGCTGAATCATATTAAGAGCGGCCGTGAACTGCTGAGAGAAAAGGTCGCACAGGAGGTCATGAAAACCCATCAGGAATATCCGGATATGGGATACCGCCGGATTAACGATTGGATCAAGAAGGATGACAACATCAATATAAATGTAAGCGACAGTCTGGTTCTTCGTATCATGCGGATACTTAATATTAAGTCCGTGATCAAGTACAAGACCGATGGTTGCACTCGTAACGCAAAGGATCCAAAGTACATTTTTGAAAACCTGCTGAACCGTGACTTTGATGCCGGCGTGTCCAATGCAAGATGGATGACGGATGTCACTGAATTCAAGTACACAACTGCTGATGGAGTTTTGCACAAGTTATATTTAAGCGCGATTATTGACGGCCATGATCGCCGGATTGTCTCTTATGTCATCGGCGACAGGAACAATACTGCACTGGCTTTTGAGACAATGGAAAAGGCACTTAAAGAGAATCCTGGAGAACATCCAATGATTCATACCGACCGCGGATTCCAGTATACAAGCAACGGATTCCATAAGATTGTTGAAAAAGCAGGACTGGTTCACAGCATGTCCCGTGTAGGCTGCTGTGCAGACAACGGTCTGATGGAAGGGTTCTGGGGAATGCTGAAGCGCGAACGTTACTACACACGTAAATTCACCAGCCGTAAAGCAGTGGTAAGCATGATCAACGGCTACATCTACTTCTACAACAACAAACGCATTCAGCGCAAATTACATCTTTTAGCTCCAATGGAAGTATTCAACGCAGCTCCAATGGCTGCATGA
- a CDS encoding helix-turn-helix domain-containing protein: protein MLDQIASYLYQGVTITQAAENLHMSRITFRKWVLRYKEEGFKGLRPRQHLSYYSNQMKIQAVKEYLKGGVSMLSVCAKYRISGTLSLKTWIEAYNEHKLTDLVSEGGDLMGKRQQSVKEERVRIVQECIASGCDYNKIAKKYNMSYQTLYTWVKKFKEMGEVGLEDYRGKPIRLQTPRTEEEQLRQENARLLEEQKDLIAEIALLKKKMEIEERLRSSKDSALLTFSEILKP, encoded by the coding sequence ATGTTAGACCAGATTGCTTCATATCTCTATCAGGGTGTTACGATTACCCAGGCAGCTGAAAATCTTCATATGAGCCGCATAACATTCAGGAAATGGGTCCTCCGGTATAAAGAGGAGGGCTTTAAGGGATTGCGGCCCAGGCAGCATTTGTCTTACTACTCCAATCAGATGAAGATCCAGGCCGTAAAGGAATATCTTAAAGGCGGTGTTTCCATGCTTTCCGTCTGTGCCAAATACAGAATTTCCGGCACACTCTCCCTTAAAACATGGATTGAGGCGTATAATGAGCATAAGTTGACAGACCTCGTTTCTGAAGGAGGAGATCTTATGGGCAAACGCCAGCAATCGGTCAAGGAAGAGCGAGTCAGAATCGTTCAGGAGTGCATCGCCAGTGGATGCGATTATAACAAGATAGCCAAGAAGTACAACATGTCCTACCAAACGCTCTACACATGGGTAAAAAAGTTCAAGGAAATGGGCGAAGTTGGTCTTGAGGATTACAGAGGAAAGCCGATCAGGCTCCAAACGCCCCGGACCGAAGAAGAACAGCTGCGTCAGGAGAATGCCAGACTTCTTGAAGAACAGAAGGATCTTATAGCAGAGATTGCCCTGCTAAAAAAAAAGATGGAGATAGAGGAAAGGTTGCGTTCCTCGAAGGATTCAGCCTTACTCACCTTCTCAGAGATTTTAAAGCCATAA
- a CDS encoding hemagglutinin repeat-containing protein: MTGDRVVVKSGRDLSLSSLSDTETYKNDRKGGSLSLAFDGRGPSGIAGEADKGKTRSVYESVSTQSGIYGGKEGVLVSAGETLSMKGAVIGSLARAEKNLVSAGELDIEDIRNHAEYTSENKGVGYSANREYDEAKGREKAYGWNGLSKEDANLLNENYNKEGIIPKLYTGAKGKASSVTRSAITEGTLSIADPKTDRERINRNTENSLNKLGRIFDKTKVEERQELARLFAKNVNEAIHKLSEKEGWKEGGAEKIALHSVFAGIEGELSGGGFLSGAAGGVNEALVGKLTRALGRNNPDLVQAASAVLGYATNKLAGQEGMAGAALAQYGTKWNNYGPRPWQDGAYIVDMYGNLWIVNDGEDQFVDPDEQMPGGAIFWMQNPEPGEQSFGWDYKYHDDGTADYIPGDVRTYGYNGRTVGESEVIDFSQGIVSEGFVYKVNQVLGKNLPLSQAGSFIYSTVKDGYIGNYSMKRMQERALFGVAASFGVSEAVGITLGQGPLTPGIIIFDTALAGGAGALLDNLKDRILPEESKQQIDTEDRESFNKILEGPD; this comes from the coding sequence ATGACAGGAGACAGAGTCGTCGTAAAGAGCGGAAGAGACCTCTCCCTGTCAAGCCTGTCAGATACAGAAACATATAAGAATGACAGAAAAGGAGGAAGCCTTTCCCTTGCCTTTGATGGCAGAGGGCCCTCAGGAATTGCCGGCGAAGCAGATAAAGGAAAGACAAGAAGCGTCTATGAGTCCGTTTCTACGCAAAGCGGCATCTACGGCGGAAAAGAAGGAGTCCTCGTGAGCGCAGGAGAAACTCTATCCATGAAAGGGGCTGTCATCGGAAGCCTTGCCAGGGCAGAGAAGAATCTGGTAAGTGCCGGGGAACTGGATATAGAAGATATCAGGAACCATGCGGAATATACATCGGAAAATAAAGGGGTTGGCTACAGCGCAAACCGGGAGTATGATGAAGCTAAAGGAAGAGAAAAAGCATACGGCTGGAACGGCCTTTCCAAAGAAGATGCAAACCTTTTGAATGAGAACTACAACAAAGAAGGCATCATCCCCAAACTCTATACAGGGGCCAAAGGAAAAGCATCCAGCGTTACCAGATCCGCCATTACCGAAGGCACGCTCTCCATTGCAGATCCGAAGACAGATAGGGAGAGAATCAACCGGAATACAGAGAACTCCCTGAATAAACTGGGAAGGATCTTTGACAAGACGAAAGTCGAAGAAAGACAGGAACTGGCCCGTCTCTTTGCCAAGAACGTCAACGAAGCCATCCATAAACTCAGCGAAAAAGAAGGGTGGAAGGAAGGCGGAGCAGAGAAAATCGCCCTCCACAGCGTATTTGCAGGAATCGAAGGAGAACTGTCCGGAGGAGGATTCCTCTCAGGAGCAGCAGGAGGCGTCAATGAAGCCCTTGTCGGAAAGCTGACACGCGCGCTCGGAAGAAACAATCCTGACCTCGTCCAGGCAGCCAGCGCAGTACTGGGATACGCCACAAACAAACTGGCCGGCCAGGAAGGCATGGCCGGAGCCGCTTTAGCTCAATATGGAACGAAGTGGAATAATTATGGACCAAGGCCCTGGCAAGATGGGGCTTATATTGTAGATATGTATGGCAATCTTTGGATTGTAAATGACGGTGAGGATCAGTTTGTGGATCCGGATGAACAAATGCCCGGTGGTGCAATCTTTTGGATGCAAAATCCAGAACCTGGGGAACAATCTTTTGGTTGGGATTATAAATATCATGATGATGGTACTGCTGATTATATTCCAGGAGATGTTAGAACTTATGGTTATAATGGGCGAACTGTCGGAGAATCTGAAGTAATTGATTTTTCACAAGGAATTGTATCTGAAGGCTTCGTTTATAAAGTAAACCAAGTCTTAGGGAAAAATCTACCTTTAAGTCAGGCAGGCTCTTTTATATATTCTACCGTTAAAGATGGATACATTGGGAATTATAGTATGAAAAGAATGCAGGAAAGAGCTTTGTTTGGCGTGGCTGCTTCTTTTGGAGTTAGTGAAGCAGTAGGTATTACTCTGGGACAAGGGCCTTTGACGCCAGGAATTATTATTTTTGACACGGCTCTTGCCGGAGGCGCAGGAGCGTTATTAGATAATTTAAAAGATAGAATTCTTCCGGAGGAGAGTAAACAGCAAATTGATACTGAGGACAGAGAAAGCTTTAATAAAATCTTAGAAGGACCTGATTGA
- a CDS encoding pyridoxal phosphate-dependent aminotransferase has protein sequence MKLSDLDTVIDRRGTGCLKYDFAVQRGQPADVLPFWIADMDFKVAEPILDALRKRVDHGIFGYSESGESYFEALKNWQKENYGWVIEPEWLIKTPGVVPAINLAVKALTKEGDGILINRPVYYPFLEAIRKNGRKLVNSPLIRKNDHYELDFDDLEAKIKAENVKLALLCSPHNPVGRVWTKEELSRYADICIRNGVKIVADEIHEDFTYPGFTHTTFATISKEAAQNAIICTAPSKTFNIAGLQTSNILIPNPEIRKAFQDALDSFGYDQLNTMGLVACEAAYRYGREWLDTVKEYIRLNVDFLRDYLKENLPKMKLIEPEGTYLLWIDASAYGLSDKDLEHKVTHDCHLWLDMGYIFGPEGNGFLRFNPACPRETLIKGLTLLKEGFEGK, from the coding sequence ATGAAATTATCTGATCTTGATACCGTCATCGACCGCCGCGGAACCGGCTGCCTGAAATATGATTTCGCTGTCCAGCGCGGCCAGCCCGCTGATGTCCTTCCCTTCTGGATTGCTGACATGGACTTCAAAGTGGCTGAGCCGATCCTTGACGCTCTCAGAAAACGTGTCGACCATGGCATCTTCGGCTACTCGGAATCCGGCGAATCCTACTTCGAAGCGCTGAAGAACTGGCAGAAGGAAAATTACGGCTGGGTTATCGAGCCCGAATGGCTCATTAAGACCCCGGGCGTCGTTCCTGCCATCAACCTTGCCGTCAAAGCACTGACAAAGGAAGGCGACGGCATCCTCATCAACCGCCCTGTCTACTACCCCTTCCTCGAAGCCATCAGGAAGAACGGAAGGAAACTGGTGAACAGCCCGCTCATCCGCAAGAACGATCATTATGAACTTGACTTCGACGACCTCGAAGCAAAGATCAAAGCAGAAAACGTGAAACTTGCCCTCCTCTGCTCCCCGCACAACCCGGTCGGCCGCGTGTGGACGAAAGAAGAACTGTCCCGCTACGCTGATATCTGCATCAGAAACGGCGTCAAGATCGTCGCTGATGAAATCCACGAAGACTTCACCTATCCCGGGTTCACCCACACGACATTTGCCACCATCAGCAAGGAAGCTGCCCAGAATGCCATCATCTGCACAGCCCCCTCCAAGACATTCAACATCGCAGGCCTACAGACATCCAATATCCTGATCCCGAATCCGGAAATCCGGAAAGCCTTTCAGGATGCCCTCGATTCCTTCGGCTACGACCAGCTGAACACGATGGGCCTTGTCGCCTGCGAAGCTGCTTACCGCTATGGCCGCGAATGGCTCGATACCGTCAAGGAATACATCCGCCTGAATGTCGACTTCCTCAGGGATTACCTCAAGGAAAACCTCCCGAAGATGAAACTCATCGAACCGGAAGGCACCTACCTCCTCTGGATCGACGCTTCCGCTTACGGCCTTTCCGACAAAGACCTCGAGCACAAAGTCACCCACGACTGCCACCTCTGGCTCGACATGGGCTACATCTTCGGACCGGAAGGAAACGGCTTCCTCCGCTTCAATCCCGCCTGCCCGAGAGAAACACTCATCAAAGGCCTCACCCTTTTGAAGGAAGGCTTTGAAGGGAAATAA
- a CDS encoding PLP-dependent aspartate aminotransferase family protein, which produces MDIKTICIHGGDWKDPTGCISVPIFQSATFGHPELGQSTGYDYTRVQNPTRESTEKLVAALEHCCDCTSYSSGMAAISMVMELFKPGDTIISSDDLYGGSIRLFRFVNEKNGLNFRYVNTSHLDDVEKAFDETVKAVYIETPTNPMMQITDIKAIADIAHAHGALLIADNTFMSPYFCNPADLGADIILHSGTKYLAGHNDTLAGFVACKDKEIAEKLRFLYKTVGGCLAPWDSWLVTRGIKTLALRMEAAQKNSQILAEWLSSQKKITKVLYPGLPGFENKDIHDKQSRGAGAMLSFYTDTHETALEILKNVKLIRFAESLGGVESLITYPATQTHSDLTEEERQSRGITECLLRLSVGIEDAGDLIADLSQAIG; this is translated from the coding sequence ATGGACATCAAGACTATCTGCATTCATGGCGGCGACTGGAAAGATCCGACCGGCTGCATTTCCGTTCCGATTTTCCAGAGCGCCACTTTCGGCCATCCGGAGCTTGGCCAGTCGACCGGCTATGATTACACGCGCGTGCAGAACCCGACCCGCGAAAGCACGGAAAAGCTCGTAGCCGCTCTTGAGCACTGCTGCGACTGTACCAGCTATTCGTCCGGCATGGCTGCCATTTCCATGGTCATGGAACTTTTCAAGCCGGGCGATACGATCATTTCCAGTGACGACCTCTACGGCGGTTCCATCCGCCTTTTCCGCTTCGTCAATGAAAAGAACGGCCTGAACTTCCGCTATGTCAATACATCCCATCTGGATGATGTGGAAAAAGCCTTCGATGAAACGGTCAAGGCTGTCTATATCGAAACACCGACCAACCCGATGATGCAGATCACCGATATCAAAGCCATCGCTGACATCGCTCATGCCCACGGCGCTCTCCTCATCGCAGACAATACATTCATGAGCCCGTACTTCTGCAACCCGGCCGACCTTGGCGCAGACATCATCCTCCACAGCGGCACGAAGTACCTTGCCGGCCACAACGATACCCTGGCAGGCTTCGTTGCATGCAAGGACAAGGAAATCGCTGAAAAGCTCCGCTTCCTCTACAAGACCGTCGGCGGCTGCCTCGCCCCGTGGGACAGCTGGCTCGTCACCCGCGGCATCAAGACACTGGCGCTTCGCATGGAAGCAGCCCAGAAGAACTCGCAGATTCTCGCTGAATGGCTCTCTTCCCAGAAAAAGATCACCAAAGTCCTCTACCCGGGACTTCCCGGTTTCGAAAACAAGGACATCCATGACAAGCAGTCCAGAGGCGCAGGCGCTATGCTTTCCTTCTACACCGACACCCATGAAACGGCACTGGAGATCCTGAAGAACGTCAAGCTCATCCGCTTTGCTGAAAGCCTTGGTGGCGTGGAAAGCCTCATCACTTATCCTGCCACCCAGACGCACAGCGACCTCACCGAAGAAGAAAGACAGTCCCGCGGCATCACAGAATGCCTGCTCCGCCTGTCCGTCGGCATCGAAGACGCTGGCGATCTCATCGCTGACCTTTCCCAGGCCATCGGTTAA